A segment of the Nostoc sp. TCL26-01 genome:
AGCATCTGTTAATTCTCCATTAGGGCTGGCTTGGGATTGATTTATAATTCTACCAGGCGTATTTGAGCCAAATTGTAACCCCATAGGAACACTTACTATTAACAATGAAGGAACAGGGTTGGCATTGGCTATAAATTCGCTACCATCTGCAAATTTAATACTATTTGCAGTGGTAGCAATAAAAGAACCACCGATATCCAATGACGCATTAGAACCGAAGATAATCCCAGCAGGATTAATCATAAAAAGATTAGCATTACCATTAGCTTTAATCGATCCATCAATATTAGAAATTTTGCCACCTGTGATCCGAGTAATGATATTATGGACTGAGGCAAGATTATTAAAATAAGCTGTATCTACACTCGTAATTGAAAAATCAGTAAAACTATGAAATAGGTTGTTTTCTGCTATAGTTCCACCTTCAATAACCTTGATGTTATCTTCGTATATAACAGTTGAATTAATAGGTAAAGTGTTATCTGGGATTATTTCTGCTATGGCAATTCTAGCTTGACTTAATAAACAGAATGTCAGGCTGATATTAAGAAAAAATTTTTTGAGCATTTATTTTGATTTAAATATTGTAAAATCTTTTGTTTGGTGTTAAAATTCCCAATTACTTTAAGAAATTGGGAATCTGAGTGATTCATCATCACAAATTCATGTCAATTAATTATTTAGTGATTTTGAAATTTTATCTTCTTTAACATTCCTGTCACACTTGTAGAAAATAGAATCATAAAAGCTGATATAAGATTTGGCTCAGGTACTTCCACTTTAATAAAACTTTCTGCGGACTCTAAAGTTACGATTTGAAATCCATTTGGATCTCTAAACTGGACTTCGCTTGCTGTTTTATTAACTGTGAAGAATGATTTTTCAGGGTTATTAATGAGTGTTAAATCATTGAAAAAACCTAACAGATTGTTAACATTAACATTGGCAAAATTACCGAAATCTGAAAACAGAGGATCATAATTAATTGATAAAAATGCACGCTCTATAGGTGATTCCATCTCGAAATTGATGTCAATGTTAATAATCTCTAGATTATTTATTTCATCTTTGTCTTTAGAAATAGTTAATTTACCGAATCCTGAAGAAGAAATATTAGTCTGAGCAACACCTGGATCAGGATTACGAGTTAAACTAAAATCTTTGATTGCTTGAAGATAAACTCCCCTTTCAAAGTCTACTAAATCTGTATCTTGGACTGTTAAATCAATCTTAAATTCATAACTACTGTTCCTTCCAAAACCTGACCATCTAGCTCTTTGAGCTTGAGCATCGTCGGGAAATAAGCAAAATAACCCTGCGGAAAGACAAACTAGTGCTGCTATTTTTTTCATTTTTTTACAACCTATAAGTAATTACACTTATATATACCATAATTTATAGGTATTATCTTACTGAAAAATACCTTGAATTTTGCATAAAAATACGGTACACTAGCTAATAGCTCATTATGCTGCCAATAATTAGTGATTTGACCTAAATTTCTTACGAAATTTATCAAACAGAAATCCAGACGCTGTAGGGGCGGGTTCACAAATATACTTCAATCATTCACGAATATCTCATGAACCCGCCCCTACCGTTTTGTGAGAAATGCAGGTTGAGAGTCTTTTTTGACAATGGAGTGTAGCTTTTTTCTAACTCCCGAAAAAATGGGGGAATCGGGAGTGTGAAGTTTGAACTATTTTCCCAATTCTTGCGATCGCCAGGTAGCTGCTTTGACGGCTTCGATTAAGGCTGAACGAAATCCGGCTTTTTCTAATTGAGCAATGCCGGCAATTGTTGTGCCACCGGGACTGGTAACTCTGTCTTTGAGTTCTGCGGGGTGGATTTTGCTCTCTTGCAATAGGGTAGCTGTCCCCAGGACTGTTTGTAGAGCTAGTTGATTGGCAATGCCTCTGGGTAAGCCAGCAGCAACTCCACCATCGGCGAGGGCTTCTACTAACAAAGCCACATAAGCGGGGCCACTACCAGATAGTCCGGTGACTGCATCCATTAAAGATTCGGCTACTTCTACCACTTCCCCGACTGCGGCAAAAATTTGTCCGGCTAACTGATGGTGCTTGGCGTTGGTATACGCACCAGGACAGATGGCGGTAATACCTGCGCCCACGGTGGCTGGGGTGTTGGGCATGGCTCTAATGACTGGTATTTGCGGAAATGCCGCTTCTAGCTGATGTAGCGAAACTCCAGCCAAGATGGAAATCACTAGAGGCGAGTGTTCTATTGTGAGAATATCTGCTAATTCTTGAGCGATCGCACTAAATACCTGCGGCTTTACTGCCAAAAACACAACTTCTTGGGATTGGGTGAACACCAAGCTGTTATCTGTGGTGACACTCACATCATACTGCTGCTGTAAAAAAGCTTGGCGTGCTGCTTGGGGTTCGCTGACTATCACCTCTGAGGGTTGATAAATTCCCCTGGCAATCAGGCGGGATAACAGTGCTTCTCCCATTACCCCACCACCAATTAAACCAAATTTTATAGTCATGAGTTACTACTCAACAGTCAATAGTCAATAGTCAATAGTCAAAAACTGAGAGCTTTGGACTCTTGACTATGGACTATTGACTAATTTAACTCTATTGTGCTGCCATGCGGTTAGTTTCGTTACCCCAAGTTGTTGGGGTGGGAGGAACTGGACGTGAAGGGCGCGCTGGGGGTTGGGGTACTTCATGAATAACTCCACCTTGGGTGCTAACTTGCACGCAACTGGGCGTAAACAAAAAGATACTTTCGCCAATACGCTCTTGATGTCCGTCTAGGGCGTAAGTACCACCTGCAACAAAATCAACTGCTCGTTGAGCTTGATCTGGGTCCATGATAGTCAAGTTCAACACTACTGACTTGCGCTCACGTAATGCTTGAATTGCCTGGGGCATTTCTTCAAATGTACGAGGTTCAAGTACCAATACTTCTGAAATTCCGTTAATTGCTCCTGGCATACCAATCACATTCCCCATTGTCGATTTTGTTCCTGTTGCTACGTCATCACCCATTGTATTCATGGGTTCGCGCCAACGTCGATTGTTTGGAGCAGCCTCGGTTGGTGCTGGTTGGGGGTTTTCTTGTTGATACAGATTTTGGTAATTATCTGTATCTGCTTCTTCCTCGTAGTATTCGTATTCCACTTGCTCGTTGAGACCAACAAAGTCTCGTAGCTTGGAAAATATGTTGTTCATTTAGTTGCACTCCTTTTGCAATTTGCCTCTATTGATTCAGTTCATAAGTTGACGTAGCTAATGCGATCGCTACAACAGGCAGGAAGCCTCACAATTTTATCGTTATTTGTAGCATCTACTACTGCTATGGGCAACGAACTGGCGTTGTTGATAACGCCTGTACATTAACCTAGATACAATAATTGAGTCAAGATTATATCCCAACATTTCTTCCAAAGAAAGTTAAATAAACTTGACTTTTGCTTGATTTTCTAAATGTTTATTTTTGTTTACATCAAAAAAATAGTATTTTTTATTACCAAAGCAATGTATTGACTTAAGTAATACGTAGTCAGCAGTGATTGATACCCTCAAAAAAGCACGAGTGCTTCTGCTTAAGTGCGTTTGCCAAACAAAATGGTTCCTAATCTTACCATCGTTGCTCCAGCTTGCACTGCTAGTTGGTAGTCCCCTGACATCCCCATTGACAACTGTGCCATTTTCAGGTGAGACCAGTTTTGTGCTTGAATTTCTTTTGCTAATTGATACGTAGTATGAAATACATTTAAAATTTCCGTATCAGCTAAACCAAAAGGCGGAATTGTCATTAAACCCTGAATTTGTAAATTTTTACACTGGTCGAGGGCTGGTAAATCTGCTTGTAATTCTGATACACTCCATCCCGACTTTTGAGGATCTGGAAGAATTTTTACTTGTAGACACACCTGACAACTAACTCCTAGCTGTGATGCTAGTTGATCTAAGCGCTGTGCTAACTTCAGATTATCGACAGAGTGAATCCAGTCAAATTGTTCCAGGGCTTTTTTGGCTTTATTCGCTTGCAAATGACCGATAAAGTGCCAAGTAATATCCGATAAGTCTGATAACTCGGCTTGTTTACTAGCCGCTTCTTGAATGCGATTTTCACCAAAATCACGGACACCAGCAGCATAGGCTAAACGAATAACCTCAGCCGACATTTGCTTAGTCACAGCAATCAACTTGACTGAAGGCGGAAGTGAGTTACGAATTTGCGTAATCCGTTCGTGAATCGAACTAATCATTGGAAGGTGCGTTGGAAAACACTCTGAAGCTGATCGTACTCCTGTAATTGACCATTGCGACGCAAAGTACGCAAGCGATTTTCCAATAACATTCTGGCTTCAGTACGCCCTATCGGCTGAAACTTAATAGCTTTAATGTCATTCGCCACTAAAAAGAATAAGCGCTGGGCATAAAGTGTCGTAAACAGATCCTGGTTGTCATCAACCATGCAAATCCGGTACAACAAACCCCATGTAGGGTGATTTATGTAAGTTTCTGCGTTTTCTGGATTCATCTAATAATCAAGTATGAAAATCTATAATTGTTGCCGCCGTGAAATACAAACACTCTGCTGATGATGTCCCTCTTTTGCTAAAATATTTGTGCAGAGTGATGATGAGAATCAGCAAATTCTACCCTTAAATGGCGCTCGTCAAGACCTTGATTTAGTTTCCATCAGCTAGATGAAGCTAACAGTGAGAAAAAACGAAAGGTTTGATAAAGAATCTCAGCTACAACACCCGTAAAGCCATTATTGCCATCTGCTTGGCATGATTCATCTCCAGTTATCATGGGCAGCATAGAAAATCCCTTACTTGTTCGTTGGAAGTTGTCTGTAACGACGGGATGCGCCCTTCTCTCCATGTTGGCATAATTATCACTGATCGGAGAAAAATAGCCAACAGGCGCATTCTCCTAATAATTCTTCAGAATAACAGTCTGTATTGCTACAGTTTGGGCTATTCTCTCTGTGCCTTGGTGACTCTGTGGTAAAAAACGATTTATTTAACCACAGAGTCACAGCGAAAAGTCGGAGCGGAGGTTTCCTCCGTAGACGCTTTGCGGCTTGCCGCAGGCATCTGAACTTTTCAAGACAAAGACACAGAGTTAAGAAAGATCATTAAAACTCATGGCCTAAAACGATTCGTATGGCCCAAAATAGGGTTAGACTAGCGATCGCTATCCAATCCCATGATTTTAAGCGCAGATCATGCCAGGGGACGCGGTGTTCGTGGGGGCTGGTAAAACCGCGTACCATCATGGCGCTAGCCATTTGTTCGGCGCGCAGTAACAGATTTTCTAATAATCTCTCGGCGACAATCATCCAGACTTTGACTGCGCCTTTCAATCCCAGCTTTTTCCAATTAATTGCCCTCGTCATCACAGAACGGACTAAATTTTGCACTTCTTCCAAGACTAGGGGAATGAACCGCAAGGATAAAGTTAGGGTCAAGGTCAACTCAGTTACCGGGATTTTAAATCGTCGTAGGGGCTGCATTAAACTTTCGATCCCGGCTGTGATTTCTTCTGGTGCTGTTGTAAGCAAATATAAGTTAGTGCTGTAGATGACAGTGAACAAAATTGTACTCAACCGCACACCCAAGTCGAGAGAACGACGAGTGACTTTGACAGGCCCTTTGTGAAACAAAACGTAACTATATTTTTTACCGGACTGTGATATTGCAACTGGAGAATTATTGGCTTTAGCTGGTTGAGTTAAGACTTGAGGGTTAGATGGGAGACGTGGTTGATAGTCTACACCCAAACCATCAGGACTGACAGCAGCGATCGCAAATACCAAAAACGTGAGAGTTAACAACCAGCCCATCTGTTGTTGCCAAACTCGCTGAGGTATCCGAGCAATTAAAGTAAAAATAATTAACAGTGCTACCAGTAATACACGCCACTCGTTATTAGCAAAACTGTAGCTAGTCAGAAAACTCATTAGCCAAATAAACTTGACTCGCGGATCGAGTTTGTGTAACCAAGTTTGTGGTTGTTCTAAGTAAAGTCCTAATGGTAGCGATCGTAATAGATCCATTTTGAGTTAATAGTCATTAGTCATTAGTCATTAGTCAATAGTCAAGACCAACTAACTATTGACTACTAACTACTAACCCATATTAAACGCGAGTTGCACGATTGAGATTACCGCTTTCCACATCGCGGACTTTCTTGCTGCGCCAGAGTATGCGAATTGGCGTACCTTTAAACCCTAGTTGCTGGCGGAATTGTCTTTCGATGTAACGACGGTAGTTGTCGTTAAAACGTTTAGCATCATTGACAAATAGAGCGATCGTTGGTGGTTGGGTGCTGACTTGTGTACCATAGTAAATTTTACCCTGACGACCACCACGAGAGGTTGGGGGAGAATGCCAACTTACCGCATCTTCCAAGACTTCGTTAATCACGGATGTACTCACACGGCGTTTGTGTTCCACCGCCGCTTGATTCACCAATTCTAGAATCTTTTCTACCCGTTGTCCTGTTAAAGCACTGACAAAGATAGTCTCAGCCCATTCCGTAAAATGTAGCCTTCCTTCCATCGTTTTTTCGTAATCGTAGATAGTATAGGAGTCCTTTTCTACGGCATCCCATTTATTGACTACAATTATGCAAGCTCTACCTTCTTCGATAATCCGTCCGGCTAGCTTTTGGTCTTGTTCTGTGACACCATCAAGAGCATCAATTACCATCAAAACGACATCAGCCCGACGAATCGCTTTAAAAGCCCGGTTAATACTAAAAAATTCTGTTCCGTAATCGATGCTTTTCTTTTTGCGAATACCGGCGGTGTCAATTAGGCGATAAGTTTGTCCATCGCGTTCGAGGAAAGTATCAATAGCATCGCGGGTTGTCCCAGAAATAGGGCTGACAATTACCCGTTCTTCACCGACGAAAGCGTTTAATAAACTCGATTTACCAACATTAGGCCGGCCGATGATCGCAATTTTGATTTCGTTAGTTTCCGGTACTTCTGTCACTACAGGCAGGTGTTTAATCAGATCATCCAATAACTCCCCTGTACCGTTGCCATGAATCGCAGATATGGGGTATGGTTCTCCTAAGCCCAGTTCCCAAAATTCAGCAGCTTGAATGGCTCCTTGTTCTGGAGATTCACATTTATTGACTGCTAAGAACACAGGTACTGGTTGTTGACGTAACCACTCAGCAATTTCTTCATCAGCTGAATTGGGGCCTGTTTGCCCATTGACAACGAAAATAGCTGCACTAGCTTCTGCCAACGCCGCTAGAGCCTGTTGCCGAATCAGGGGCAAGAATTCTGTATCATCGTTAAAGACTAAACCGCCTGTATCTACCACTAAAAATTCTCGATCGCTCCAGTAAGCCGGTAGATAAGTGCGATCGCGCGTTACTCCCGGTTCATCGTGGACGATCGCCGTTTGTTCCCCGGCGAGGCGATTAACCAGGGTAGATTTGCCCACATTCGGGCGACCGATAATTGCAACAATTGGCAGTCCCATAAACCAAGGGGTAAGTAAGAGAGATACTATATCACATCTCTATTATCTTAGCTAAGGGATTGGGAGTCATTGGTCATTAGTCAATGGTCATTAGTCATTAGTCATTAGTCATTGGTGATTGGTGATTGGTGATTGGTGATTGGTGATTGGTGATTGGTGATTGGTGATTGGTGATTGGTGATTGGTGATTGGTGATTGAGCAGAAAGCATTAGTTATTCCTCCTCATCTTCCCAGTACCCAGTACCCATTACCCAGTACCCATTACCCAGTACCCAGTACCCATTACCCATTACCCTATCTTCACATCTACCGCCAAGATGATTTACCGCCAAATCTAAAGAAATAGCATAACGAGATAACTGGCTATTACGTCACAGGAGATTTGATTTTGAGAAATCGTAAGTGGCTCATCAAGGCCAGTAGGTTGGCTTGGCAATATTTGCGCTGGTTGTTTTGGTTAGGATTTTGCATCTTACTATACGCCAAGTTAATTGAACCCAATTGGATTGAGATCAATTCTTTACAACTGAAGTTACCTCATCTAGCTGCTGAATTTTATGGTTATCGGATTGTGCAGATTAGCGATATTCACCGTGACAAATGGATGACTACACGGCGTTTGCAGCGTATTGTCCGTATAGTCAATCAACAAAAACCTGATTTAGTCGCCATTACAGGAGACTTAGTTACTCGTAACTCGCCACAGGTGATCCCATCGCTGAAGTTAGCTTTAGAGAAACTCCAACCTCAAGACCAAACTGTAGCAGTATTGGGGAATCATGACCATGAAAATGATACTAATGCGATCGCTCGTATCCTAGAACAAAGTCACATATCTCACTTGTGCAATGCTGTGTATACCCTAAAACGTGGTGATGCCATGTTACACATTGCTGGGGTTGATGATGTGGGTATGGGTAAAGACCGCTTGGATTTAGTATTGCAGAACTTACCCCAAACAGGTGCAGCAATTTTATTAGCCCATGAACCAGACTTCGCTAATACCAGTGCGGCTACAGGCAGATTTGATTTACAGTTGTCAGGTCATTCTCATGGTGGACAAATCCGCCTACCTTTGATCAAGCCTGTGATCCTACCACCTTGGGCGCAAAAATATTACTCAGGAGAATATCAAGTCGGGAAAATGCTGTTACATACCAACAGAGGCTTGGGAATGACAGGGTTGCACTTGCGTTTTTTTGCTCGTCCGGAAATCACGGTGTTTACTTTAAACCCAGGATAGCTTAACCATTGAGATTTACAAATCACAAACGCCACCAATTTTTTTGAGCGTAAGCAATCAGACCAGCAGCGATCGCTCCCAAGAATAACAATAAAATCACCCCACCAGGAATAAAAGTGAGAATCCCGAAACCCCTAAGTAGCCACACAGCTATACCTATCCCCAAAAACACCCCAAAAGCCTGAGTTAATAAACGATTTAAGAAAGATTGACTCACTAACTTTTCCTCCGTTGCCTGAATTTAACCTATGGGCATCCTCAACCATTCTATGAAAAATCAATGCTGGATATGCCTTTGCTGATGAAATCTATCAGGTAATACATCAACTTTTGTATTGACTTTTACTGCCAAAAGCTATAAATTTTTTCCTTGGAGTAGTTGAAATTAATTTGCAAAAATACTGCGAATAGTTCTTATATCAAGAGGTGCAAATGAGTGTGAGCAAAAAATTCTTGTTGGGTGCTGGCGCGGCATTGGTAGCGCTTACAGGTTTAACAGTCAGCACTTTGAGTGGAATGCAAGCAACAACCGCTAATTCTACTGCTAGTCAACAAGCGCCGCGCTTACTTGCCAAAGGGCTGAAAACTTTAACAATAATTTTTCCTAGTCGGTCTGATTCTACAGATTTACAAACTAAAGCCAATGCTGTCGGCGCTTTTCTCTCAAAAGAATTAGGAATTCCCGTCAAAGCCCAAATAGGTGATGATACTGCGGCGGTAGAATCTTTGAGAGCAAATCGGGCTGATGTCGCTTTCTTGAGTAGCCGTCCCGCCTTGAAAGCTGAACAGTTAGCCAATGCCCGTTTATATCTAGCGGAAGTCCGCGATAATTACTCTGGCAGATACACCTATAACTCGATATTTGTTGTCTCTAACAAAAGTACTCTCAAAACCAGGAACAATGCCAAAGCAACTCTAGAACAACTGAAGGGTAAAAAAATCGCCTTCACTTCTCCCACCTCTGGTTCTGGGTTTATTTTTCCCGTCAATGAGTTAGTGAAACAAGGCTTTGTCCCTGATAAAGAAAAGCTAGATGGCTTCTTTGGTCAAGTAGCTTATGGTGGTAATTACAGCAAGGCTTTGCAAGCAGTAGTCCGTGGTCAAGCAGATGTAGCGGTTGTATCTGAGTATGCTATGTTCCCTCCGTACATTACCGCAGAAGAAAAAAATCAGCTGCGCGTACTGTACAAAATTTCTGGTGTCCCAGCCCACGGTATAGCTATTGATGACGATGTTCCTGTGCAAGATAGAGAAAGAATCATCAATGCTCTACTCAAGTTAAATCAGTCACAAAATAACCAACTGCTACGTAACCTATATAACTCTACAGAATTAGTCAGAGTTGATCACAACCGTCACCTAGCACCAGTGCGTGAAGCCCTTCAGCGTATTGGTATTCAACCGTAGAGAGTGCTGAGTAGGGAGTGCTGAGTGCTGTTAGCGGAAGCGGGGCGTTTAGCCCGTGCTGAGTAGGAGAGTGAGGGAGTGAGGGAGTGAGAGAGTGCTGTTCGCCCTTGGCGTTCCCGTTGGCGTAGCCTCTCGTAGAGAAGGGTGTGCTGAGTACAAAACCAATGACTATTGACTATTGACCATTGACCATTGACTATTGACCAATGACTAATGATGTAATTCAATGCCACAACTTAGAAACAGCTTATGCTGCATCTTTGCATCGTCCTATTCTCGATGGGATTAGCT
Coding sequences within it:
- a CDS encoding YggS family pyridoxal phosphate-dependent enzyme, whose product is MISSIHERITQIRNSLPPSVKLIAVTKQMSAEVIRLAYAAGVRDFGENRIQEAASKQAELSDLSDITWHFIGHLQANKAKKALEQFDWIHSVDNLKLAQRLDQLASQLGVSCQVCLQVKILPDPQKSGWSVSELQADLPALDQCKNLQIQGLMTIPPFGLADTEILNVFHTTYQLAKEIQAQNWSHLKMAQLSMGMSGDYQLAVQAGATMVRLGTILFGKRT
- a CDS encoding energy-coupling factor transporter transmembrane protein EcfT, producing the protein MDLLRSLPLGLYLEQPQTWLHKLDPRVKFIWLMSFLTSYSFANNEWRVLLVALLIIFTLIARIPQRVWQQQMGWLLTLTFLVFAIAAVSPDGLGVDYQPRLPSNPQVLTQPAKANNSPVAISQSGKKYSYVLFHKGPVKVTRRSLDLGVRLSTILFTVIYSTNLYLLTTAPEEITAGIESLMQPLRRFKIPVTELTLTLTLSLRFIPLVLEEVQNLVRSVMTRAINWKKLGLKGAVKVWMIVAERLLENLLLRAEQMASAMMVRGFTSPHEHRVPWHDLRLKSWDWIAIASLTLFWAIRIVLGHEF
- the pipX gene encoding transcriptional coactivator PipX, producing the protein MNPENAETYINHPTWGLLYRICMVDDNQDLFTTLYAQRLFFLVANDIKAIKFQPIGRTEARMLLENRLRTLRRNGQLQEYDQLQSVFQRTFQ
- a CDS encoding phosphate/phosphite/phosphonate ABC transporter substrate-binding protein, giving the protein MSVSKKFLLGAGAALVALTGLTVSTLSGMQATTANSTASQQAPRLLAKGLKTLTIIFPSRSDSTDLQTKANAVGAFLSKELGIPVKAQIGDDTAAVESLRANRADVAFLSSRPALKAEQLANARLYLAEVRDNYSGRYTYNSIFVVSNKSTLKTRNNAKATLEQLKGKKIAFTSPTSGSGFIFPVNELVKQGFVPDKEKLDGFFGQVAYGGNYSKALQAVVRGQADVAVVSEYAMFPPYITAEEKNQLRVLYKISGVPAHGIAIDDDVPVQDRERIINALLKLNQSQNNQLLRNLYNSTELVRVDHNRHLAPVREALQRIGIQP
- a CDS encoding cell division protein SepF, with translation MNNIFSKLRDFVGLNEQVEYEYYEEEADTDNYQNLYQQENPQPAPTEAAPNNRRWREPMNTMGDDVATGTKSTMGNVIGMPGAINGISEVLVLEPRTFEEMPQAIQALRERKSVVLNLTIMDPDQAQRAVDFVAGGTYALDGHQERIGESIFLFTPSCVQVSTQGGVIHEVPQPPARPSRPVPPTPTTWGNETNRMAAQ
- the der gene encoding ribosome biogenesis GTPase Der is translated as MGLPIVAIIGRPNVGKSTLVNRLAGEQTAIVHDEPGVTRDRTYLPAYWSDREFLVVDTGGLVFNDDTEFLPLIRQQALAALAEASAAIFVVNGQTGPNSADEEIAEWLRQQPVPVFLAVNKCESPEQGAIQAAEFWELGLGEPYPISAIHGNGTGELLDDLIKHLPVVTEVPETNEIKIAIIGRPNVGKSSLLNAFVGEERVIVSPISGTTRDAIDTFLERDGQTYRLIDTAGIRKKKSIDYGTEFFSINRAFKAIRRADVVLMVIDALDGVTEQDQKLAGRIIEEGRACIIVVNKWDAVEKDSYTIYDYEKTMEGRLHFTEWAETIFVSALTGQRVEKILELVNQAAVEHKRRVSTSVINEVLEDAVSWHSPPTSRGGRQGKIYYGTQVSTQPPTIALFVNDAKRFNDNYRRYIERQFRQQLGFKGTPIRILWRSKKVRDVESGNLNRATRV
- a CDS encoding metallophosphoesterase; amino-acid sequence: MRNRKWLIKASRLAWQYLRWLFWLGFCILLYAKLIEPNWIEINSLQLKLPHLAAEFYGYRIVQISDIHRDKWMTTRRLQRIVRIVNQQKPDLVAITGDLVTRNSPQVIPSLKLALEKLQPQDQTVAVLGNHDHENDTNAIARILEQSHISHLCNAVYTLKRGDAMLHIAGVDDVGMGKDRLDLVLQNLPQTGAAILLAHEPDFANTSAATGRFDLQLSGHSHGGQIRLPLIKPVILPPWAQKYYSGEYQVGKMLLHTNRGLGMTGLHLRFFARPEITVFTLNPG
- the proC gene encoding pyrroline-5-carboxylate reductase, with the translated sequence MTIKFGLIGGGVMGEALLSRLIARGIYQPSEVIVSEPQAARQAFLQQQYDVSVTTDNSLVFTQSQEVVFLAVKPQVFSAIAQELADILTIEHSPLVISILAGVSLHQLEAAFPQIPVIRAMPNTPATVGAGITAICPGAYTNAKHHQLAGQIFAAVGEVVEVAESLMDAVTGLSGSGPAYVALLVEALADGGVAAGLPRGIANQLALQTVLGTATLLQESKIHPAELKDRVTSPGGTTIAGIAQLEKAGFRSALIEAVKAATWRSQELGK